In the Natrinema amylolyticum genome, one interval contains:
- a CDS encoding C45 family autoproteolytic acyltransferase/hydolase encodes MDETDTKPIAFAGPDATTEPDTFAEQARRRAETEREAVEWAVTELESLIAAAGVDLEPLLEYARRSRESMPDRYVRAYEAMAETLDVDPAVYEAYAFAYSDLCDELADEPAADPSRGCTNALVSQPRTTADGPLVLKNRDIAGRGARPKSVVEQPQIDDYHGFLTVDTCGTVMLYKGVNDQGLVAANTYIDANRDDIEPEAQFRNGTVVRRVLEECATVTDARDLLASIPTRQLMAQTLFLADGTDAVLLEVNPLEERIAVDDDGAVARTNHFVLSRSDDTESSRRRRERATDLLESGGDDIDREYLWRIAADHEHGPGDESICRHPEPETDEYAFGQLTTASAAVFEGGSPTVEIAMGNPCETEPMRCSFGDELAMDLRTGGRWLERLHVACDGSTAS; translated from the coding sequence ATGGACGAGACGGACACCAAGCCGATCGCGTTCGCGGGCCCGGACGCGACGACCGAACCGGACACGTTCGCCGAGCAGGCGCGCCGGCGCGCCGAAACCGAACGCGAGGCCGTCGAGTGGGCCGTCACCGAACTCGAGTCGCTGATCGCCGCGGCCGGCGTCGACCTCGAGCCGCTGCTCGAGTACGCGCGCCGCAGTCGGGAGAGCATGCCCGACCGGTACGTGCGGGCCTACGAGGCGATGGCCGAGACCCTCGACGTCGATCCGGCCGTCTACGAGGCCTACGCCTTCGCGTACAGCGACCTCTGTGACGAACTGGCCGACGAGCCGGCCGCCGATCCCTCGCGCGGGTGTACGAACGCGCTCGTGTCGCAGCCGCGAACTACCGCAGACGGCCCGCTCGTGCTCAAGAACCGCGATATCGCGGGGCGGGGTGCCCGCCCCAAGTCGGTCGTCGAACAGCCCCAAATCGACGACTATCACGGCTTTCTGACCGTCGACACCTGCGGCACAGTGATGCTCTACAAGGGGGTCAACGATCAGGGGTTGGTCGCGGCGAACACCTACATCGACGCCAACCGGGACGATATCGAGCCCGAGGCGCAGTTCCGGAACGGCACCGTCGTCCGGCGCGTGCTCGAGGAGTGCGCGACCGTCACGGACGCCCGCGACCTGCTCGCGTCGATCCCGACGCGGCAGTTGATGGCCCAGACGCTCTTCCTGGCCGACGGGACCGACGCCGTCCTGCTCGAGGTGAACCCGCTCGAGGAGCGCATCGCGGTCGACGATGACGGAGCGGTCGCCCGAACGAACCACTTCGTACTGTCGCGTTCCGACGATACCGAGAGTTCGCGACGCCGTCGGGAGCGAGCGACCGACCTGCTCGAGTCGGGCGGCGACGATATCGACCGGGAGTATCTCTGGCGGATCGCTGCTGATCACGAACACGGGCCGGGCGACGAGTCGATCTGTCGACATCCGGAGCCGGAGACGGACGAGTACGCGTTCGGCCAGTTGACGACCGCGAGCGCGGCGGTGTTCGAGGGCGGGTCGCCGACGGTCGAGATCGCGATGGGTAACCCCTGTGAGACCGAGCCGATGCGGTGTTCGTTCGGCGACGAACTCGCGATGGACCTTCGGACGGGGGGCCGATGGCTCGAGCGCCTCCACGTGGCCTGCGACGGATCGACGGCCTCCTGA